A DNA window from Hevea brasiliensis isolate MT/VB/25A 57/8 chromosome 2, ASM3005281v1, whole genome shotgun sequence contains the following coding sequences:
- the LOC110662959 gene encoding hydroxyproline O-galactosyltransferase GALT4 isoform X1, with amino-acid sequence MKRVKVESLVPMARLTLIQALMAVLLVYLLFMSLEIPLIFKTGYGYESGLVPGDGSLSDALPRPLLAKNDGVARTVLDPPQVFHRIPERRMRETKRLSSLLFNETIFDASDIADEFSVLHKAAKEAWVAGKKLWEELESGKIQANLINNSNTADNRTEHCPVSIALSGLVFLARNRIIELPCGLTLGSHITVVGSPRWAHQEKDPKIASLKEGEEALMVSQFMMELQGLKTVDGEEPPRILHFNPRLKGDWSGKPVIEQNTCYRMQWGTPLRCEGWSSQADEETVDGLVKCEKWLRDDDANSEDSKAAWWLNRLIGRKKKIPFTWPFPFAEGKLFVLTLSAGMEGYHISVDGRHITSFPYHTGFVLEDATGLYLNGDVDVHSVFAASLPSSHPSVAPQQHLEMFRKWQAPPVLDGQVELFIGILSAGNHFAERMAVRKTWMQHKLMRYSKVVARFFVALNGRKEINAQLKKEADYFGDIIIVPYMDNYDLVVLKTVAICEYGVHTMAAKYIMKCDDDTFVRVEAMIQEAKKVPSDRSLYIGNINYYHRVFRSGKWAVTYEEWPEEEYPPYANGPGYIISSDIAQFIVAEFQSHKLRLFKMEDVSMGMWVEKFNSSKPVEYVHSFKFCQYGCTEDYYTAHYQSPRQMICLWDKLNQGMPQCCSMR; translated from the exons ATGAAGCGAGTCAAGGTGGAGTCTTTGGTGCCAATGGCACGACTCACATTGATTCAGGCTTTAATGGCCGTCCTTCTTGTGTATTTGCTCTTCATGAGCCTTGAAATCCCTCTCATTTTCAAAACTGGCTATGGGTATGAATCTGGGTTGGTGCCCGGCGATGGCTCTCTCAGCGACGCTTTGCCTAGACCCTTATTGGCCAAAAATGATGGAGTGGCTCGAACGGTGTTGGACCCTCCTCAGGTCTTTCACCGGATCCCTGAGAGGCGAATGCGAGAGACGAAAAGATTGTCGAGTCTGTTGTTTAATGAGACTATTTTCGATGCCTCTGATATTGCCGATGAGTTCTCTGTACTCCACAAGGCCGCTAAAGAGGCGTGGGTGGCAGGGAAGAAGCTATGGGAAGAGTTGGAGTCAGGTAAAATTCAAGCCAACCTGATCAACAACAGCAACACCGCCGACAATCGCACTGAACATTGCCCCGTGTCCATAGCTTTATCCGGGTTGGTATTTTTGGCCCGCAACCGGATCATAGAGCTTCCCTGCGGCCTGACTCTTGGGTCCCACATAACGGTGGTGGGGAGTCCGAGGTGGGCCCACCAGGAAAAGGACCCAAAAATAGCTTCCCTGAAGGAGGGGGAGGAGGCACTGATGGTATCGCAGTTCATGATGGAGTTACAGGGGTTGAAGACCGTTGATGGAGAGGAGCCACCAAGAATTCTCCATTTCAACCCGAGATTGAAGGGTGATTGGAGTGGGAAACCTGTAATAGAGCAGAATACTTGCTACAGAATGCAATGGGGAACCCCATTGCGGTGTGAGGGGTGGAGTTCTCAGGCTGATGAAGAAACTG TTGATGGGCTAGTGAAATGTGAGAAATGGCTTCGTGATGATGATGCTAACTCAGAAGATTCAAAAGCCGCATGGTGGTTGAACAGACTGATCGGACGAAAAAAGAAGATCCCATTCACCTGGCCATTCCCTTTTGCCGAGGGAAAATTATTTGTTCTTACTCTGAGTGCTGGCATGGAAGGTTATCACATCAGTGTTGACGGCAGACATATCACTTCTTTTCCATATCACACC GGATTTGTTCTTGAGGATGCCACTGGATTATATTTGAACGGGGATGTTGATGTGCATTCTGTTTTTGCTGCTTCCTTACCTTCCTCACATCCAAGTGTTGCACCACAGCAGCATCTTGAGATGTTCAGGAAGTGGCAAGCACCACCTGTTCTTGATGGGCAAGTTGAGCTTTTCATTGGCATCCTCTCTGCTGGCAACCATTTTGCTGAGCGGATGGCTGTAAGGAAAACCTGGATGCAGCATAAGCTGATGCGATATTCAAAAGTGGTGGCTCGTTTTTTTGTAGCACTG AATGGAAGAAAGGAAATAAATGCACAGCTAAAGAAAGAAGCAGATTATTTTGGTGATATCATTATCGTTCCTTACATGGATAATTATGACCTTGTTGTATTGAAGACAGTTGCCATATGTGAATATGGG GTTCATACTATGGCTGCAAAGTATATTATGAAATGTGATGATGACACTTTTGTTAGGGTGGAGGCCATGATACAGGAAGCAAAGAAGGTGCCCAGTGATAGAAGCCTGTATATTGGAAACATTAACTACTACCACAGGGTTTTCCGTAGCGGAAAATGGGCTGTGACATACGAG GAATGGCCAGAAGAAGAGTACCCACCCTATGCAAATGGTCCAGGTTATATTATCTCTTCTGACATTGCACAATTTATTGTGGCCGAGTTTCAAAGTCATAAGTTGAGA TTGTTTAAGATGGAAGATGTGAGCATGGGGATGTGGGTGGAAAAGTTCAACAGTTCAAAACCTGTAGAGTATGTGCATAGCTTTAAGTTTTGCCAGTATGGATGCACTGAAGATTATTATACTGCTCATTACCAATCTCCAAGGCAGATGATATGCCTCTGGGACAAATTAAATCAGGGAATGCCCCAGTGCTGCAGCATGAGATGA
- the LOC110662959 gene encoding hydroxyproline O-galactosyltransferase GALT6 isoform X2: MKRVKVESLVPMARLTLIQALMAVLLVYLLFMSLEIPLIFKTGYGYESGLVPGDGSLSDALPRPLLAKNDGVARTVLDPPQVFHRIPERRMRETKRLSSLLFNETIFDASDIADEFSVLHKAAKEAWVAGKKLWEELESGKIQANLINNSNTADNRTEHCPVSIALSGLVFLARNRIIELPCGLTLGSHITVVGSPRWAHQEKDPKIASLKEGEEALMVSQFMMELQGLKTVDGEEPPRILHFNPRLKGDWSGKPVIEQNTCYRMQWGTPLRCEGWSSQADEETVDGLVKCEKWLRDDDANSEDSKAAWWLNRLIGRKKKIPFTWPFPFAEGKLFVLTLSAGMEGYHISVDGRHITSFPYHTGFVLEDATGLYLNGDVDVHSVFAASLPSSHPSVAPQQHLEMFRKWQAPPVLDGQVELFIGILSAGNHFAERMAVRKTWMQHKLMRYSKVVARFFVALNGRKEINAQLKKEADYFGDIIIVPYMDNYDLVVLKTVAICEYGVHTMAAKYIMKCDDDTFVRVEAMIQEAKKVPSDRSLYIGNINYYHRVFRSGKWAVTYEEWPEEEYPPYANGPVV, from the exons ATGAAGCGAGTCAAGGTGGAGTCTTTGGTGCCAATGGCACGACTCACATTGATTCAGGCTTTAATGGCCGTCCTTCTTGTGTATTTGCTCTTCATGAGCCTTGAAATCCCTCTCATTTTCAAAACTGGCTATGGGTATGAATCTGGGTTGGTGCCCGGCGATGGCTCTCTCAGCGACGCTTTGCCTAGACCCTTATTGGCCAAAAATGATGGAGTGGCTCGAACGGTGTTGGACCCTCCTCAGGTCTTTCACCGGATCCCTGAGAGGCGAATGCGAGAGACGAAAAGATTGTCGAGTCTGTTGTTTAATGAGACTATTTTCGATGCCTCTGATATTGCCGATGAGTTCTCTGTACTCCACAAGGCCGCTAAAGAGGCGTGGGTGGCAGGGAAGAAGCTATGGGAAGAGTTGGAGTCAGGTAAAATTCAAGCCAACCTGATCAACAACAGCAACACCGCCGACAATCGCACTGAACATTGCCCCGTGTCCATAGCTTTATCCGGGTTGGTATTTTTGGCCCGCAACCGGATCATAGAGCTTCCCTGCGGCCTGACTCTTGGGTCCCACATAACGGTGGTGGGGAGTCCGAGGTGGGCCCACCAGGAAAAGGACCCAAAAATAGCTTCCCTGAAGGAGGGGGAGGAGGCACTGATGGTATCGCAGTTCATGATGGAGTTACAGGGGTTGAAGACCGTTGATGGAGAGGAGCCACCAAGAATTCTCCATTTCAACCCGAGATTGAAGGGTGATTGGAGTGGGAAACCTGTAATAGAGCAGAATACTTGCTACAGAATGCAATGGGGAACCCCATTGCGGTGTGAGGGGTGGAGTTCTCAGGCTGATGAAGAAACTG TTGATGGGCTAGTGAAATGTGAGAAATGGCTTCGTGATGATGATGCTAACTCAGAAGATTCAAAAGCCGCATGGTGGTTGAACAGACTGATCGGACGAAAAAAGAAGATCCCATTCACCTGGCCATTCCCTTTTGCCGAGGGAAAATTATTTGTTCTTACTCTGAGTGCTGGCATGGAAGGTTATCACATCAGTGTTGACGGCAGACATATCACTTCTTTTCCATATCACACC GGATTTGTTCTTGAGGATGCCACTGGATTATATTTGAACGGGGATGTTGATGTGCATTCTGTTTTTGCTGCTTCCTTACCTTCCTCACATCCAAGTGTTGCACCACAGCAGCATCTTGAGATGTTCAGGAAGTGGCAAGCACCACCTGTTCTTGATGGGCAAGTTGAGCTTTTCATTGGCATCCTCTCTGCTGGCAACCATTTTGCTGAGCGGATGGCTGTAAGGAAAACCTGGATGCAGCATAAGCTGATGCGATATTCAAAAGTGGTGGCTCGTTTTTTTGTAGCACTG AATGGAAGAAAGGAAATAAATGCACAGCTAAAGAAAGAAGCAGATTATTTTGGTGATATCATTATCGTTCCTTACATGGATAATTATGACCTTGTTGTATTGAAGACAGTTGCCATATGTGAATATGGG GTTCATACTATGGCTGCAAAGTATATTATGAAATGTGATGATGACACTTTTGTTAGGGTGGAGGCCATGATACAGGAAGCAAAGAAGGTGCCCAGTGATAGAAGCCTGTATATTGGAAACATTAACTACTACCACAGGGTTTTCCGTAGCGGAAAATGGGCTGTGACATACGAG GAATGGCCAGAAGAAGAGTACCCACCCTATGCAAATGGTCCAG TTGTTTAA